CCCTCCGCCGCCGCGAGCCCGGCGATCCGTCCCGCCACCGCCGGCGCCGCGAACGACGTGCCGCTCCAGGTCGCGTAGCCCCGGAAGTCGTCGGGGTCGGCGCCGTCCGCGGGCGGCCGCGGCCCGTCGAAGTGCACGAAGGAGCTGGTCACCTCGGTGCCTTCGGCGCAGGCGTCCACCCACCAGCCGTGGTTGGAGAACCAGGCGCGCTCGCCGCCGTCCAGCGCCGCGACGCCGACCACCGGCTTCATCGCGGCGGGCCAGAACGGCCGGTCGCCGGCGGTGTTGCCCGCGCACGCCACCACGACCGTCCGGCGGCCGAGCGCGGCGACGGCGCGGGTCAGCAGCGGCGAGGGCCGGTCGTCGTAGGTGTGGCAGCCGAGGGAGAGGTTCACCACGTCGGCGCGGCCCCACTCCGCGAGCCGCTCCAGCGCGCGGATCACGCCGAGCTCGTCGCCGACGCCGTCGCCGCCGAGGACGCGGAGGGCCCGCAGCCGCGCGGACGGCGCGTGCCGCAGCACCACGCCGGCGACGAACGTCCCGTGCCCGGCCTGCGCGTCGAGGTCTCCGTCGAGGTCGGCGTCCAGGACCTCCCGGACCTCGTCGGCCTGCTCGCGGAACCAGTCCGCGTCCTCGTACCAGGGGTGGGGCGACAGGCCGGTGTCGAGGATCGCGACCGTCACGTCCCGCCGCGCGGCGGCGGCCCGCGGGGCGGGGACGGGCGCGGCGGGGCGCGGCCGGTCGGCCGGTCCGCTCCACCACAGCGGCTGCCCGTGGACGAGGTGGTTCGGGGAGACGGTCAGTCCGCGGCGCCGCGCCCCGGCGGCGGGGCCGCCGCCCACGCCGCCCTCGGTCAGCCGTGCGGCGAGCTCGCAGACGTCCACCTTCGCGGCGGGGCGCAGCCGCAGCCGCGCTACGGCGCGCTCGTCGTGCCGCGCGTCGCACCAGCGCCGCACGGCGGTCTCGGCCGCGGCGGCGTCGCGCCCGGCGACGAGGATCTCGTCGCGGCGGATCAGCGCCGGGCGTCCCGGCACCGGCTCCACCACCATCGCGTCCGGGTGCCGCTCCAGCACCCGCTCCACCCGCGCCTGCTGATCGAACATCGGGCCTCGCTCTTTCCGTCCCGTATCCGTACCGATAGTGCCGGGACGAATACTCTAGGTGAGGGAAGGTGAAAGAGGCGGCGGCCGGAGGCGGCCGTGCCGCGTGGCACGCTTGCGAGTCCGCGCGGGCGTTGCAGAGGCTACTGTTGTCGGTCAGTGCCCGTGAGCGTTGTGCATCTCGCGGTCAAGCGTTCAACAAACGCCGCTCCCACGGTGGTGCGACACGGGCCGATGATGCACAATGAGGGACGCGGACGCCGACTTGGGACGTACGAGGCCGTAGGGGAAGACGAGCCTCGGTACAGATCCAGGAGGTCCGGTGACCGCACGTGGCGTTTTCTACGTCCACTCCGCGCCGCCTGCGCTGAGCCCGCACATCGAGTGGGCCGCCGCAGGTGTTCTCGGTGTGCCCGTTTCCCTTGACTGGGCGGATCAGGCGGCCGCGCCGGGGACGCTGCGCGCCGAGCTTCATTGGGAGGGCAAGCCGGGTACCGCAGCGGGCATCACCTCGGCGCTGCGAAGTTGGAAGCTGGTGCGCTTCGAGGCCACCGAGGATCCCACGCCCGGCTCCGACGGCGTCCGCTACAGCTTCACGCCGTCCCTCGGGGTCTTCTGCGGGGTCATCGGGGCCAACGGGGACATCATGATCCCCGAGGACCGGCTCCGCGCGGTCATGGCGAACGCCGCCGTCGGCAAGGCGAACCTGGAGAGCGAGCTGGAGCGGCTCCTCGGCACGCCGTGGGACAACGAGCTCGAGCCGTTCCGCCGGGCCGGGGACGGGGCGCCGGTCCGCTGGCTGCACGCCGCCGTCTGACGCGCGCCGATCCCGGAGTCCCGCGGCCCGTCCTCGGACGACCCCCTGGCCGGACGATTCGGCCGGACGATTCGGTCTTTCGCCGATTCCGTGGTCAGATGGGCCCGTGGCCGACGACCCGCGTTCCCGCGGTGCGTGCCTGTCCCGCAACTTGCGCGCCCCGCCAGGGAACGCCCGGTCACCGGGCACCCGGCTCCCCGCCCCGGCCCGCCGGGCCGGCGGAGGGCCGGGAGTCCGCTGCGCCCGCCGGACGGGCCGAGACAGCGGCGGGCATCACCGGGCGCCCCGGGAAACGCGCAAGTCGCCGCGGCCGTGCGGTGGAATCCGGGGCCACCGCACGCGCCGCGGCAACCCGCAACGGCGAAGGCCCGGCGAGCGTGGAGCTCGCCGGGCCTTCGCCGTCGTCTGCGGGCGCCTCCGGTCAGAGGGCGCGCTGGAAGGCGACCGACACGTTGTGGCCGCCGAAACCGAACGAGTTGTTGAGCGCCGCGGCCGGCCCGTCGGGGAGCTTGCGCGGCTCGTCGCGGACGATGTCCAGGTCGACCTCGTCGTCGAGGTCCTCCAGGTTCGCCACGAACGGGACGAGGCCCTCCTTCAGCGCGAGGACCGTGAACACCGACTCCAGCGCCCCGGCGCCGCCGAGGAGGTGGCCCGTCATCGACTTGGTGGCGGTGATGGCCACCTTGGAGGCGGCCTCCTCGCCGAGCCCCGCCTTGATCGAGGCGAGTTCGGCGACGTCCCCGGCGGGGGTGGAGGTGGCGTGCGCGTTGATGTGCACGATGTCGTCCGGCTCCAGCCCCGCGTCCTTGAGGGCCCGCTGCATGGCCTTGGCCTGCCCGGAGCCGCTCGGGTCGGGCAGCACGATGTCGTAGGCGTCGCCGGAGTAGCCGCAGCCGGCGGCGATGCCGTTGATCTTCGCGCCGCGGGCGCGGGCATGCTCCTCCGACTCCAGGATCATCACCGCGGCGCCCTCGCCGAGCACGAACCCGTCACGGTTCTTGTCGTAGGGGCGCGACGCGCGCTCCGGCTCGTCGTTGCGGGTCGACATCGCGCGCATGGCGCCGAACGACGCCATCTGCAGGGGGTGTATGCACGACTCGGTGCCACCGCAGATCACCACGTCGGCGCGGCCCGCGCGGATCATGTCGATGGCGTAGCCGACGGCCTCGCCGCTGGACGCGCACGCGCTGACCAGGGCGTGCGAGCCGGCCATCGCGCCGAACTCGATGCCGACGTGCCCGGACGCGCCGTTCGGCATCAGCATCGGGACGGTGAACGGCGAGACCCGCGACCAGCCCTTCTCCTTGAAGACGTCGTAGCTGTTGAGCGCGGTGTGCAGCCCGCCGATGCCGCTGGAGAACACCACTCCGAGGCGTTCGCCGTCCACGACGTGGCCGCCCTCGACGCCGGCCTGCTCCTCGGGCTTCTTGCCCTTGCGGGACGGGGGCGGCGCGAACCCGGCGTCGGTCCACGCCTCGCGGGCGGCGATCAGCGCGATCGCCTGGTTGCGGTCGAGGCGGCGGAGCGACTGCTTGGGCATGACCTCCGACGGGTCGACCTTCAGCGTCGCCGCGAACCTGACCGGCAGGTCGTCGATGCCCTCCCAGTCCAGCTTCCGGACCCCGGACTCGCCGGCGAGCAGGGCGGACCAGGTCGACGGCAGGTCTCCGCCGAGTGGGGTCGTTGCACCGAGACCGGTCACCACGACTCTGGTCTGGCTCTTGCTCATGGCTGCTGCTCCTTGCGGACCGTGGGGGTGGGGACCGGTGCGCCGCCGCCCGTTCGATGCCGGTGCGGCGGCGCGCCGTCCCCGAGGTTCAGCTCTGCTGCAGGTTCTGCACGAAGTTGACGACGTCCTTGACCGTCTTCAGGTTGCGCAGCTCGTCGTCGGGGATCTCGACGCCGAACTGGTCCTGGGCGGCCACGGCGATCTCGACCATCGACAGGGAGTCGATGTCGAGGTCGTCGACGAAGTTCTTGTCGGGGGTCACCTCGGACTTGTCGATCCCGACGATGTCGTCGATGATCTCGGCGAGGCCGTCGAGGATCTGCTGTTCGGTGGCGACTGCCATGGTTCTGCTTTCTCCTTCGGTGGGTTGGGTCCAGAGCCTGCGGGCAGGCGTGACGGCCTACGGGATCTGGATGACTTGGGCAGCGTAGGACAGTCCGGCGCCGAATCCGACCAGCAGGGCCGGTGCGCCGGACGGCACGTCGCCGCGTTCGATCATTCGGGACAGCGCCAGCGGGATCGAGGCCGCGGAGGTGTTGCCGGAGTGGACGATGTCGTCGGCCACCACGGCGTTCGTGGCCTTGAGCCTGCGGGCGATGGCCTCGATGATCCGCAGGTTCGCCTGGTGCGGGACGACCGCGGCGAGGTCCTGCGGCGTGATCCCGGCGCGCTCGCACGCCTCGGCCGCGACCGGGGCGATGGCGGTGGTGGCCCACCGGAACACCGCCTGTCCCTCCTGCCGGATGGACGCGTTCCGGTCCGCGATGATGATCTTGTCCCACTTGTCGCCGGCGCTGCCCCACACGACCGGGCCGATGCCGGGGGAGTCGCTGCCGGTCACGACCGCCGCGCCCGCGCCGTCGGCGAAGATGATGCAGGTGGAGCGGTCGGTCCAGTCGACCCACTGCGACATCTTCTCGGAGCCGATCACCAGCACGTTGCGGGCGCTGCCGGCGCGGACCGCGGCGCCGGCGGTGGCGAGGGCGTAGCAGAACCCGGCGCACGCGGCGTTGAGGTCGAACGCGCCGGGGGCGTCGATGCCGAGCCGGTGCGCGACCTGCGCGGCGTGGCCGGGCATCGGGGACTCGGCCGAGCAGGTCGCCAGGATGACCAGGTCGATGTCGGACGGGTCGAGCCCGCTGTTGGCCAGGGCCTTGCCGCCCGCGTGCACGCCGAGTTCGACGATGCCCTCGTCGTCGGCGGCGATGCGGCGTTCCCGGATGCCGACGCGGCTGCGGATCCAGGCGTCGTCGGTCTCGACCGTCTGGGCGAGCTCGTCGTTGGTGACGACCCGGGCGGGCCGGTAGTCGCCGAACGCGAGGACGCGCGCGCCCGGGGCCGCGTCGGGGATGCGGAGCCCGGCGCTCATCGGGTGTGCGCCTTGATCAGGTCGCGGGCCTTGTCGAGGTCCGCGGGGGTCTTCAGGGCGACCAGCTCGACGCCCTTGAGCTCGCGCCTGGCCAGCCCGGTGAGCGTCCCGGCCGGCGGCAGCTCGATGATCGCGGTGACGCCGATCTCCCGCATGGTCTCCATGCAGGCGTCCCAGCGGACGGGCGCGCTGACCTGCTCGACGAGCCGGTCGACGAACTCGCGGCCGCCGTCGACCACGGCGCCGTCGCGGTTCTGGATCAGCCGCGGCGCGGGGTCGGCGGCGGGGACGCCGGGGGCGAGCCGGCGGAGCACGTCGACGGCCGGCGCCATGTACTCGGTGTGGAAAGCGCCGGCGACCGACAGCGGGCGGAGCCGCGCCTTGGCGGGCGGCTCGTCGGCGAACTCGGCGAGGCGGTCCACCGCCCCGGCGGCGACGATCTGCCCGGCGCCGTTGACGTTGGCGGGGGTGAGGCCGTGCTTGTCGATGGCGGCGAGGACCTCCTCGGGATCGCCGCCGAGCACGGCGGTCATCCCGGTCTCGGTGACGGCGGCGGCCTCGGCCATCGCCCGCCCCCGCTCCCGGACGAGGACGAGGGCGGCCTCCGGGGACAGGACCCCGGCGATCGCGGCGGCGGCCAGCTCCCCGACGCTGTGCCCGGCCACCGCGTCCGGCCGGGGGAGGTCCGCGGAGAGGACGTCGTGCGCGGCGAGCGCCGCGGCGACCAGCAGGGGCTGGGCCACGGCGGTGTCACGGATCTCCTCGGCGTCCGCCTCCGTCCCGTATCGGACCAGGTCGAGGCCCGTGACGGCCGACCACCAGGCGAGGCGGTCGGCGACCGCCGGTATCTCGAGCCATGGCTGCAGGAAGCCGGGGGACTGAGCGCCCTGGCCGGGCGATGCGAGGAGAATCACGGCCCTAAGCCTGCCGCCAACGCCCCACGCCCACGATGCCGATCGGCACGAACTTTGGCCGAGGCCCTTTGTAAGACCCCTACAAGCCGCCTCTGCAGCCGCCTCTGCGGGCCGCCGGGCGTCAGCGGCTCTCGAAGCGTCCGAGCACGAGGGCGATGCGGAGGGTGAAGGCGTTGCGGCCGTCGGTCGGGGCGAGGCCCGTCAGCTCCGTCACGCGGCGCAGGCGGTAGCGGACCGTGTTGGGGTGGACGAACAGCAGCCGCGCGGTCGCCTCCAGCGACGACCCCTGCTCGAGGTAGGTGGTGAGCGTGTCGAGGAGCGGGGCGCCCGCGGCGAGCATCGGGTTGTAGACCTGCTCCACCAGGTACCGGCGGGCCTCCTCGTCGCCGTCCAGGGCGCGTTCGGGCAGCAGCTCGGTCGCCTCGACGGGGCGCGGCGCGTCCGGCCAGCCGGCTGCGGCGCGGAGCCCGGCGACGGCGGCGTGCGCCGAGCGGGTGGAGTCGTACAGGTCGGCGACCTGCGGCCCGACGACGACGGGGCCGGGGCCGCACTTGGCGGCGATGGGCCGGGCGGCCTCCATGGGGTCGGTGTCGCCGCCGACGATGACGATGACCCGGCGCCCCTGGACGCCGGCCAGCACGTCGGCGCGCGCGCGGCGCGCGGCGATCTGCATCTGGTCGATGGTGACCTCGGGCTCCTCGTCCTCCGGCGTGAACCCGGCGATCACCGTGACGGGCTTGGACGTCCAGCCGAGGGCGGCGGCCCAGGAGTGCATGCCGTCGTCGACCTCGCCGCGCAGCACCGCGTTGACGACGAGCGCCTCGAGCCGGGCGTCCCAGGCGGCGCGGGTCTCGGCTGCGCGCGCGTAGACCTGGGCCGCGCCGAACGCCACGTCCCGCGTGTAGCGCAGGATGGCCTCGCGGAGCTGCGCCTCGCCGCCGGGCGCGGCCAGCTCGCCCAGCCGAGTCTCCACCACGTCGATGATGACGCGGATCATGTCGATCGTGTGGTGGAGCTTGACGGCGCGCAGCAGCTCGCGGGGCGCGGTGCCGAACACCTCCCCGGCGATGGCCGGGCGGGTCTCCTCGTTGTTCTTGAACCACTCCACGAAGGCGGCGATGCCGGCCTGGGCCACGAGGCCGATCCAGGAGCGCTGGTCGGGGGGCATCCGCCGGAACCAGGGGAGGTTCTCCTCCATGCTGGCGAGCGCGGCGGTGCCGAACGTGCCCATCGCCTTCTCCAGGCGCTGGGTGGTCTGCTCGCGGATCTCGGCCTCGTTCGGGGTGTCCACGACCCCAGGGTGCCACCATCGGGCGGGTGGGCCGTCCCGAAGTGCGTGAAGAGCGTCAGCGTGGGCCGACATCGACGATCCGTCCCCTCGCGATGCGGGTGAGGTTGCGCAGGGACGCCGAGCCCGGCCGGAGGTAGTCGCTGTGGCCGCCGCTCCCCGCGTCGAAGACCCGCGCGCCGAACGAGGACGAGACCGGGTCGGGGCCGAGGCCGAGCCCGAGGAACCGGACGTGCGGGACGGCCCCGGTCCAGTCGGAGGCGCCCCGGCCCGCCCAGACGCGGGCGGTGCCGCCCAGCGTCGCGGCCGACCACGCCGTCGTGCCGGGGCTGCCGTAGAGGGCGATGTCGGTGACCTGCCGCCAGGCCGGCCCGCCGGGCCCGTCCAGCGCCGCGCGGCCGCAGACGACGGAGCCGTAGCTGTGGCAGAGCAGGCCGACTCCGGCCGAGGGGTTGACCCGGTGGACGCCCTCCAGGAAGCGCCGGAGCCGCGCCCCGCCCTCGTCGGCCCGGTCGCCGGTGAGGACCTCGCTGCTGAACGTTCTGGGCGTGTCGTACCCGAGCCACGCCACGACGGCCAGTTCCGGCCCCGGGGACTCGGCCAGGGCCTGCGCGTGGACGGCCCGGGCACCGCCGCCGGGGGTCGACCACGGCTTGTCGCCGCGGACGTCGAACGTCGCGAGGGTGGTGTCGGCGCCGGGGACGAGCACCGCGATCCGCGCCGCTCTCGCGAGGTCGCCGAGGACCTCGACGGCGCGCCCGCCGCCGCGCGGGTCGAAGTGGAGGAAGCGGCGTCCCGGGCGGAGGAACGCACTGAAAGCACGCGTCCGCTCGCCGTCGCCGACCTTCCGCGCCGTGCCGAGGGCCCGCTCGATGGCCCGGCGCTCGGCGGCGTACCGGACGTCCAGGGTCGAGGGCGCGAGCTCCGGCACGGCGACCGGCGGCGCGTAGGGGTCGGCGTTGCCGGTGCCCGCGGTCGTCAGCATGACCCCCGTGATGGAGAAGGCGCAGGCCAGCGTCCTGCGGAGCCGTCGGGCGCGCGGCGGGAGCGTCTTGCGTGGCGGCATCGTCGCCTTTCTACCATCCATGATCATCCGCGCGGGGGCGGCGGCCGTCCGGCTTCAGGGGACTCGTCGTGAGATGTACGGCCCGGCGACCGCGTTCGCCGTGTGGTTCGCGTCACGTTCCGGACGGCGCGGCCCCTCGAACCCCCTGACCAGCGCCGCCAGGACGGCGAGCACGGCGGCGAACACCGCCGTCCAGGGCAGCCGCTCGGCGATCCAGGCCGGCCCGGCGGGCGCGGTGTGCAGGCCCGGCAGGGCGCCGAGCGTCAGCAGCGCGGCCACGGTGACGGTCATCAGCGCGGTCTGGTGCCACAGGAAGATCGTCATGGCGGAGCGGTTGGCCGCGGACACGGCCGCGCCCGCCCGGGCGTGTCGCGTCCAGCGGGCCAGCGGCGGGTGGAGCAGGAACGCCAGGCCCGTCTGGGCGAGGCCGAAGGCCACGGCCGCGAGCGTGGGCGGGCTGAGGTTGGACACCGCCTCGCCCGGCACGCCGACCATGCTCGCCGGGTAGCCCGCGTACCGCACCAGCAGCGCCGCGGCCCCGGTGCCCCCGGCCAGCAGAACGAGACCGGAGCGGCGGGAGCCGAGCGCGCCGTCCGCCCAGCCGACCCCGAGATAGAAGGGGACGAGCCAGCCGGTGAGAACGGTGGCCCACCCCGTCCAGCCGGGCGCGCCGAGGGCGAAGCGGCCGAGGTCGGCGAGGGCGGTCGCGCCGACGAGGAGGACCGCGCCCCAGGGGCCGAGCCTCCTCCAGGCGGCGGCGACCGCGGGCGCCGCCGCCGTCAGGACCACGTACACGCCGAGGAACCACAAGGGGCTGACCACGAGGTCGACGAGCGCGCGCAGGGTGCCCGCGGGGACGCCGGCCCTGGACAGCGCGGCCGACGCGGCGAGCCAGGCCGCGGCCAGGACGGGCAGCGGGCGCGCGAAGCGCGCCAGGCGCCGCCGCATCCTGGGCGCCCACGCCTCG
The sequence above is drawn from the Actinomadura hallensis genome and encodes:
- a CDS encoding S8 family peptidase, which encodes MFDQQARVERVLERHPDAMVVEPVPGRPALIRRDEILVAGRDAAAAETAVRRWCDARHDERAVARLRLRPAAKVDVCELAARLTEGGVGGGPAAGARRRGLTVSPNHLVHGQPLWWSGPADRPRPAAPVPAPRAAAARRDVTVAILDTGLSPHPWYEDADWFREQADEVREVLDADLDGDLDAQAGHGTFVAGVVLRHAPSARLRALRVLGGDGVGDELGVIRALERLAEWGRADVVNLSLGCHTYDDRPSPLLTRAVAALGRRTVVVACAGNTAGDRPFWPAAMKPVVGVAALDGGERAWFSNHGWWVDACAEGTEVTSSFVHFDGPRPPADGADPDDFRGYATWSGTSFAAPAVAGRIAGLAAAEGIGAADAADRVLDPEANPSLPGLGVVVGSGGEHADS
- a CDS encoding DUF3145 domain-containing protein is translated as MTARGVFYVHSAPPALSPHIEWAAAGVLGVPVSLDWADQAAAPGTLRAELHWEGKPGTAAGITSALRSWKLVRFEATEDPTPGSDGVRYSFTPSLGVFCGVIGANGDIMIPEDRLRAVMANAAVGKANLESELERLLGTPWDNELEPFRRAGDGAPVRWLHAAV
- a CDS encoding beta-ketoacyl-[acyl-carrier-protein] synthase family protein; this translates as MSKSQTRVVVTGLGATTPLGGDLPSTWSALLAGESGVRKLDWEGIDDLPVRFAATLKVDPSEVMPKQSLRRLDRNQAIALIAAREAWTDAGFAPPPSRKGKKPEEQAGVEGGHVVDGERLGVVFSSGIGGLHTALNSYDVFKEKGWSRVSPFTVPMLMPNGASGHVGIEFGAMAGSHALVSACASSGEAVGYAIDMIRAGRADVVICGGTESCIHPLQMASFGAMRAMSTRNDEPERASRPYDKNRDGFVLGEGAAVMILESEEHARARGAKINGIAAGCGYSGDAYDIVLPDPSGSGQAKAMQRALKDAGLEPDDIVHINAHATSTPAGDVAELASIKAGLGEEAASKVAITATKSMTGHLLGGAGALESVFTVLALKEGLVPFVANLEDLDDEVDLDIVRDEPRKLPDGPAAALNNSFGFGGHNVSVAFQRAL
- a CDS encoding acyl carrier protein yields the protein MAVATEQQILDGLAEIIDDIVGIDKSEVTPDKNFVDDLDIDSLSMVEIAVAAQDQFGVEIPDDELRNLKTVKDVVNFVQNLQQS
- a CDS encoding beta-ketoacyl-ACP synthase III, with translation MSAGLRIPDAAPGARVLAFGDYRPARVVTNDELAQTVETDDAWIRSRVGIRERRIAADDEGIVELGVHAGGKALANSGLDPSDIDLVILATCSAESPMPGHAAQVAHRLGIDAPGAFDLNAACAGFCYALATAGAAVRAGSARNVLVIGSEKMSQWVDWTDRSTCIIFADGAGAAVVTGSDSPGIGPVVWGSAGDKWDKIIIADRNASIRQEGQAVFRWATTAIAPVAAEACERAGITPQDLAAVVPHQANLRIIEAIARRLKATNAVVADDIVHSGNTSAASIPLALSRMIERGDVPSGAPALLVGFGAGLSYAAQVIQIP
- a CDS encoding ACP S-malonyltransferase, whose translation is MILLASPGQGAQSPGFLQPWLEIPAVADRLAWWSAVTGLDLVRYGTEADAEEIRDTAVAQPLLVAAALAAHDVLSADLPRPDAVAGHSVGELAAAAIAGVLSPEAALVLVRERGRAMAEAAAVTETGMTAVLGGDPEEVLAAIDKHGLTPANVNGAGQIVAAGAVDRLAEFADEPPAKARLRPLSVAGAFHTEYMAPAVDVLRRLAPGVPAADPAPRLIQNRDGAVVDGGREFVDRLVEQVSAPVRWDACMETMREIGVTAIIELPPAGTLTGLARRELKGVELVALKTPADLDKARDLIKAHTR
- a CDS encoding PucR family transcriptional regulator, with translation MDTPNEAEIREQTTQRLEKAMGTFGTAALASMEENLPWFRRMPPDQRSWIGLVAQAGIAAFVEWFKNNEETRPAIAGEVFGTAPRELLRAVKLHHTIDMIRVIIDVVETRLGELAAPGGEAQLREAILRYTRDVAFGAAQVYARAAETRAAWDARLEALVVNAVLRGEVDDGMHSWAAALGWTSKPVTVIAGFTPEDEEPEVTIDQMQIAARRARADVLAGVQGRRVIVIVGGDTDPMEAARPIAAKCGPGPVVVGPQVADLYDSTRSAHAAVAGLRAAAGWPDAPRPVEATELLPERALDGDEEARRYLVEQVYNPMLAAGAPLLDTLTTYLEQGSSLEATARLLFVHPNTVRYRLRRVTELTGLAPTDGRNAFTLRIALVLGRFESR
- a CDS encoding alpha/beta hydrolase — its product is MPPRKTLPPRARRLRRTLACAFSITGVMLTTAGTGNADPYAPPVAVPELAPSTLDVRYAAERRAIERALGTARKVGDGERTRAFSAFLRPGRRFLHFDPRGGGRAVEVLGDLARAARIAVLVPGADTTLATFDVRGDKPWSTPGGGARAVHAQALAESPGPELAVVAWLGYDTPRTFSSEVLTGDRADEGGARLRRFLEGVHRVNPSAGVGLLCHSYGSVVCGRAALDGPGGPAWRQVTDIALYGSPGTTAWSAATLGGTARVWAGRGASDWTGAVPHVRFLGLGLGPDPVSSSFGARVFDAGSGGHSDYLRPGSASLRNLTRIARGRIVDVGPR
- a CDS encoding acyltransferase family protein; this translates as MPETRPLPETRSPRGGRDTGVDALRALAILGVVLGHWLVTALVADGPAALRVTSPLKTMPELAPISWALQTLAVFFLVGGYAAGKGVRPGEAWAPRMRRRLARFARPLPVLAAAWLAASAALSRAGVPAGTLRALVDLVVSPLWFLGVYVVLTAAAPAVAAAWRRLGPWGAVLLVGATALADLGRFALGAPGWTGWATVLTGWLVPFYLGVGWADGALGSRRSGLVLLAGGTGAAALLVRYAGYPASMVGVPGEAVSNLSPPTLAAVAFGLAQTGLAFLLHPPLARWTRHARAGAAVSAANRSAMTIFLWHQTALMTVTVAALLTLGALPGLHTAPAGPAWIAERLPWTAVFAAVLAVLAALVRGFEGPRRPERDANHTANAVAGPYISRRVP